One Osmerus mordax isolate fOsmMor3 chromosome 16, fOsmMor3.pri, whole genome shotgun sequence genomic window carries:
- the LOC136959141 gene encoding myosin heavy chain, fast skeletal muscle-like → MSTDAEMAQYGKAAIYLRKPEKERLEAQTAPFDAKNACYVTDVKELYLKGLVIKRDGGKCDVKILSTEEVKTFKEDDVFNMNPPKFDKIEDMAMMTYLNEASVLYNLKERYAAWMIYTYSGLFCATVNPYKWLPVYDSEVVNAYRGKKRMEAPPHIFSVSDNAYQFMLTDRENQSVLITGESGAGKTVNTKRVIQYFATIAVSGGEKKKEQTSGKMQGSLEDQIIAANPLLEAYGNAKTVRNDNSSRFGKFIRIHFHTTGKLASADIETYLLEKSRVSFQLPDERGYHIFYQMMTNHKPELIEMTLITTNPYDFPMISQGQITVASIDDKVELDATDDAIDILGFSNEEKMGIYKLTGAVMHHGNMKFKQKQREEQAEPDGTDVADKIAYLLGLNSADMLKALCYPRVKVGNEFVTKGQTVPQVNNSVSALAKSIYERMFLWMVIRINQMLDTKQPRNFFIGVLDIAGFEIFDFNSMEQLCINFTNEKLQQFFNHHMFVLEQEEYKKEGIIWEFIDFGMDLAACIELIEKPMGIFSILEEECMFPKASDTTFKNKLYDQHLGKTKAFEKPKPTKGKAEAHFSLVHYAGTVDYNINGWLDKNKDPLNDSVVQLYQKSSVKLMCTLYVAPPPEDTSKKGGKKKGGSMQTVSSQFRENLGKLMTNLRSTHPHFVRCLIPNESKTPGLMENFLVIHQLRCNGVLEGIRICRKGFPSRILYADFKQRYKVLNASVIPEGQFIDNKKASEKLLGSIDVNHEEYKFGHTKVFFKAGLLGVLEEMRDEKLAILVTMTQALARGYVMRKEFTKMMERRESIYTIQYNIRSFMNVKHWPWMKVYYKIKPLLQSAETEKELANMKEDYEKCKVALEKAEARKKELEEKMVSLLQEKNDLSLQIASESENLNDAEERCEGLIKSKIQLEAKLKETTERLEDEEEINAELTAKKRKLEDECSELKKDIDDLELTLAKVEKEKHATENKVKNLTEEMASQDESVAKLTKEKKALQEAHQQTLDDLQAEEDKVNTLTKAKTKLEQQVDDLEGSLEQEKKLRMDLERGKRKLEGDLKLAQESIMDLENDKQQSDEKIKKKDFETSQLLSKIEDEQSLGAQLQKKIKELQARIEELEEEIEAERAARAKVEKQRADLSRELEEISERLEEAGGATAAQIEMNKKREAEFQKLRRDLEESTLQHEATASALRKKQADSVAELGEQIDNLQRVKQKLEKEKSEFKMEIDDLSSNMEAVAKAKGNLEKMCRTLEDQLSEIKTKNDENVRQVNDIGGQRARLLTENGEFGRQLEEKEALVSQLTRGKQAYTQQIEELKRHVEEEVKAKNALAHGVQSARHDCDLLREQFEEEQEAKAELQRGMSKANSEVAQWRTKYETDAIQRTEELEEAKKKLAQRLQDAEETIEATNSKCASLEKTKQRLQGEVEDLMIDVERANALAANLDKKQRNFDKVLAEWKQKFEEGQAELEGAQKEARSLSTELFKMKNSYEEALDHLETLKRENKNLQQEISDLTEQIGETGKSIHELEKAKKTVETEKSEIQTALEEAEGTLEHEESKILRVQLELNQIKGEVDRKLAEKDEEMEQIKRNSQRVMDSMQSTLDSEVRSRNDALRIKKKMEGDLNEMEIQLSHANRQAAESQKQLRNVQAQLKDAQLHLDDAVRASEDMKEQAAMVERRNGLMLAEIEELRVGLEQSERGRKVAEQELVDASERVGLLHSQNTSLLNTKKKLEADLVQVQGEVEDIVQEARNAEEKAKKAITDAAMMAEELKKEQDTSSHLERMKKNLEVTVKDLQHRLDEAENLAMKGGKKQLQKLESRVRELETEVDAEQRRGADAVKGVRKYERRVKELTYQTEEDKKNVTRLQDLVDKLQLKVKAYKRQAEEAEEQANSHMSKFRKVQHELEEAEERADIAESQVNKLRAKSRDSGKAKEAE, encoded by the exons ATGAGTACGGACGCGGAGATGGCCCAATATGGCAAGGCCGCCATTTACCTTCGTAAGCCTGAGAAGGAGAGGCTTGAGGCCCAGACGGCACCATTTGATGCCAAGAATGCCTGCTATGTGACTGATGTCAAGGAGTTGTACCTCAAGGGACTGGTTATTAAAAGGGACGGTGGCAAGTGCGATGTGAAAATCCTCAGCACTGAGGAG GTTAAAACCTTCAAAGAAGATGATGTCTTCAACATGAACCCTCCTAAATTTGACAAGATTGAGGACATGGCCATGATGACCTACCTCAATGAAGCTTCTGTCCTGTATAACCTCAAAGAGCGTTATGCCGCATGGATGATCTAC ACCTACTCTGGGCTCTTCTGTGCCACGGTGAACCCCTACAAGTGGCTCCCTGTGTATGACAGTGAAGTGGTCAACGCCTACAGAGGGAAGAAGCGTATGGAGGCTCCACCCCACAtattctctgtctctgacaACGCCTATCAGTTCATGTTGACag ATAGGGAGAACCAGTCAGTCCTGATCAC TGGAGAATCCGGTGCTGGAAAGACTGTCAACACCAAGCGTGTCATCCAGTACTTTGCCACCATTGCTGTGTCTGGAggtgaaaagaagaaagaacaAACATCTGGCAAAATGCAG GGTTCTCTTGAGGATCAGATCATTGCAGCTAACCCTCTACTGGAGGCCTACGGTAACGCAAAGACAGTGAGGAACGACAACTCGTCTCGCTTT GGTAAATTCATCAGGATTCACTTCCACACTACCGGCAAACTGGCTAGTGCTGACATTGAGACAT acctgctggagaagtcCAGAGTGAGCTTCCAGCTTCCTGATGAGAGAGGCTACCACATATTCTACCAGATGATGACCAACCACAAACCTGAGCTGATTG AAATGACACTCATTACCACCAACCCCTATGACTTTCCCATGATCAGCCAGGGTCAGATCACTGTGGCCAGTATCGATGACAAGGTTGAGCTTGATGCCACTGAT GATGCTATTGACATTTTGGGCTTCTCCAATGAAGAGAAAATGGGCATCTACAAGCTGACTGGTGCTGTCATGCACCACGGCAACATGAAATTCAAGCAGAAGCAGCGTGAGGAGCAGGCTGAGCCAGATGGCACAGATG TTGCTGATAAAATAGCCTACCTTCTGGGTCTGAACTCAGCTGACATGTTGAAAGCCCTGTGCTACCCCAGAGTGAAGGTCGGAAATGAGTTTGTGACCAAGGGTCAGACAGTGCCTCAG GTGAACAACTCAGTGAGTGCTCTGGCCAAGTCCATCTATGAGAGGATGTTCTTGTGGATGGTCATCCGCATCAACCAGATGTTGGACACCAAGCAACCTAGGAACTTCTTTATTGGTGTGCTCGACATTGCCGGATTTGAGATCTTTGAT TTCAACAGCATGGAACAGCTGTGCATCAACTTCACCAATGAGAAACTGCAACAGTTCTTCAACCACCACATGTTCGTCCTGGAGCAAGAGGAGTACAAGAAGGAGGGCATCATCTGGGAGTTCATTGACTTTGGCATGGACTTGGCTGCCTGCATTGAGCTTATTGAAAAG CCAATGGGCATTTTCTCCATCCTTGAAGAGGAGTGCATGTTCCCCAAGGCTTCAGATACTACCTTCAAGAACAAGCTGTATGACCAGCATCTTGGTAAGACCAAGGCATTTGAGAAGCCTAAACCAACAAAGGGAAAGGCCGAGGCCCACTTCTCCCTGGTTCACTACGCTGGTACAGTGGACTACAACATCAATGGCTGGCTGGACAAGAACAAGGATCCCCTGAACGACTCTGTGGTTCAGCTGTACCAGAAATCTTCAGTCAAACTTATGTGTACCCTCTACGTTGCTCCCCCGCCTGAGG ACACTTCAAAGAAAGGTGGCAAGAAGAAGGGAGGTTCCATGCAGACTGTGTCTTCTCAGTTCAGG GAGAACTTGGGCAAACTGATGACCAATTTGAGAAGCACCCACCCTCATTTTGTGCGTTGTCTGATCCCCAATGAGTCTAAGACTCCAG GTCTGATGGAGAACTTCCTGGTTATCCACCAGCTGAGGTGTAATGGTGTGCTGGAGGGTATTAGGATCTGCAGAAAGGGCTTCCCCAGCAGAATCCTTTATGCTGACTTCAAGCAGAG ATACAAAGTATTGAATGCCAGTGTCATCCCCGAAGGCCAGTTCATTGACAACAAGAAGGCTTCTGAGAAGCTGCTTGGGTCAATTGATGTAAACCATGAGGAGTACAAGTTTGGACACACCAAG GTGTTCTTCAAAGCTGGTCTGCTTGGTGTccttgaggagatgagagatgaaAAGCTTGCTATTCTGGTAACCATGACACAAGCTCTTGCCCGTGGATACGTGATGAGGAAGGAGTTCACCAagatgatggagaggag AGAGTCTATCTACACCATCCAGTACAATATCCGCTCATTCATGAATGTGAAACACTGGCCATGGATGAAGGTCTACTACAAGATCAAGCCTCTCCTGCAAAGtgctgagacagagaaggagctggCCAACATGAAAGAGGACTATGAGAAATGTAAAGTTGCTCTTGAAAAGGCTGAGGCTCGcaaaaaagagctggaggagaagatggtgtcCCTCCTTCAGGAGAAGAACGACCTGTCTCTTCAAATAGCATCT GAATCAGAAAATCTGAATGATgctgaggagagatgtgagggtcTGATCAAGAGCAAGATCCAGCTGGAGGCCAAACTCAAAGAGACAACAGAAAggctggaggatgaagaggagattaATGCTGAGCTGACAGccaagaagaggaagctggaggatgagTGCTCTGAACTGAAGAAGGACATTGATGATCTGGAGCTTACCCTGGccaaagtggagaaggagaagcatgCCACAGAGAACAAG GTTAAAAACCTGACTGAAGAGATGGCATCTCAAGATGAGAGTGTTGCCAAGCTGACCAAGGAGAAGAAAGCCCTGCAAGAGGCCCACCAGCAGACACTGGATGACctgcaggcagaggaggacaaAGTCAACACTCTGACCAAGGCCAAGACCAAGCTGGAACAGCAAGTTGATGAC CTTGAGGGTTCTCTGGAGCAAGAGAAGAAACTCCGTATGGACcttgagagaggaaaaagaaagctGGAAGGAGACCTGAAACTGGCCCAGGAGTCCATCATGGACCTGGAAAACGACAAGCAGCAGTCTGATGAAAAAATCAAGAA GAAAGACTTTGAGAccagccagctcctcagcaagaTTGAGGATGAGCAGTCTCTGGGTGCCCAGCTGCAGAAGAAGATTAAGGAGCTCCAG GCTCgtattgaggagctggaagaggagatTGAGGCTGAGCGTGCTGCCAGGGCCaaggtggagaagcagagggctgATCTGTCCAGGGAACTTGAGGAGATCAGTgaaaggctggaggaggctggaggcgcCACAGCTGCTCAGATTGAGATGAACAAGAAGCGAGAGGCTGAGTTCCAGAAGCTGAGACGTGACCTGGAGGAGTCCACCCTGCAGCATGAGGCCACAGCATCAGCCCTGAGGAAGaagcaggctgacagtgtggcagagctgggagagcagaTCGACAACTTGCAGCGCGTCAAACagaagctggagaaagagaagagtgaaTTCAAGATGGAGATTGACGACCTTTCCTCCAACATGGAGGCGGTTGCCAAGGCTAAG GGCAATCTGGAGAAGATGTGTCGTACCCTTGAGGACCAGCTCAGTGAGATCAAGACAAAGAACGATGAGAATGTGCGCCAGGTCAACGACATCGGTGGACAGAGAGCCAGACTCCTCACTGAGAATG GTGAATTTGGTcgccagctggaggagaaggaagcccTGGTGTCCCAGTTGACCAGAGGCAAGCAGGCCTACACCCAGCAGATTGAGGAGCTCAAGAGGCATgttgaggaggaggtcaag GCTAAGAACGCCCTGGCCCATGGTGTCCAGTCTGCCCGCCACGACTGTGAcctgctgagggagcagtttgaggaggagcaggaggccaaAGCAGAGCTGCAGCGCGGCATGTCCAAGGCTAACTCTGAAGTGGCTCAGTGGAGGACCAAGTATGAAACTGATGCCatccagaggacagaggagctggaggaggccaa AAAGAAGCTGGCTCAGCGTCTCCAGGATGCTGAGGAAACCATCGAGGCCACCAACTCCAAGTGTGCGTCTCTGGAGAAGACCAagcagaggctgcagggagaggtggaggacctcATGATTGATGTTGAGAGAGCCAATGCCCTGGCTGCCAACCTGGATAAGAAGCAGAGGAACTTTGACAAG GTTCTTGCAGAATGGAAGCAAAAGTTTGAGGAGGgccaggctgagctggagggagcTCAGAAGGAGGCTCGTTCTCTCAGCACAGAGCTCTTCAAGATGAAGAACTCCTATGAGGAGGCTCTTGACCATCTGGAGActctgaagagagagaacaagaactTGCAAC AGGAGATCTCTGACCTGACCGAGCAGATCGGAGAGACTGGCAAGAGCATCCATGAGCTGGAAAAGGCCAAGAAGACAGTGGAGACAGAGAAGTCTGAGATCCAGACggctctggaggaggctgag GGGACTCTGGAGCATGAGGAATCGAAGATTCTGCGTGTGCAGCTGGAGCTGAACCAGATCAAGGGTGAGGTGGACAGAAAGCTggcagagaaggatgaggagatggagcagatcAAGAGGAACAGCCAGAGAGTTATGGACTCCATGCAGAGCACCCTGGACTCTGAGGTCCGCAGCAGGAATGACGCCCTTAGGAtaaagaagaagatggagggagacctgaatgAGATGGAGATCCAGCTGAGCCATGCTAACCGCCAGGCTGCTGAGTCCCAGAAGCAGCTGAGGAACGTTCAGGCACAGCTCAAG GATGCCCAGTTGCACCTGGATGATGCCGTCCGTGCCTCAGAGGACATGAAGGAACAGGCTGCCATGGTGGAACGTAGAAATGGTCTGATGTTGGCTGAGATTGAGGAGCTGAGAGTGGGTCTGGAGCAGTCAGAGAGAGGCCGCAAAGTGGCTgagcaggagctggtggacGCCAGCGAGAGAGTGGGACTGCTGCATTCCCAG AACACCAGTCTGTTGAACACCAAGAAGAAGCTTGAGGCTGACTTGGTTCaggtgcagggagaggtggaagacatTGTCCAGGAGGCCAGGAACGCTGAGGAGAAGGCCAAGAAGGCCATcactgat GCGGCCATGATGGCAgaagagctgaagaaggagcaggacacCAGCTCTCACCttgagaggatgaagaagaatcTTGAAGTGACAGtcaaggacctgcagcaccgTCTGGATGAGGCAGAGAACCTAGCCATGAAGGGTGGCAAGAAGCAGCTCCAGAAACTGGAGTCCAGG GTGCGTGAGCTGGAGACTGAAGTTGATgctgaacagaggagaggagcagatgcAGTCAAGGGAGTCCGCAAGTATGAGCGCAGAGTCAAGGAGCTGACATACCAG ACTGAGGAGGATAAGAAGAATGTAACCAGACTTCAGGACCTGGTGGATAAGCTGCAGCTTAAAGTGAAGGCTTACAAAAGACAGGCTGAGGAGGCG GAGGAGCAGGCCAACTCCCACATGTCCAAATTCAGGAAGGTTCAgcatgagctggaggaggctgaggagcgtGCTGACATCGCTGAGTCTCAGGTCAACAAGCTCAGAGCAAAGAGTCGTGACTCTGGAAAG GCAAAGGAAGCTGAATAG